The following proteins are co-located in the Ostrinia nubilalis chromosome 22, ilOstNubi1.1, whole genome shotgun sequence genome:
- the LOC135082613 gene encoding uncharacterized protein LOC135082613 isoform X2: MARWCAVAALLALTICACAAESRFPRQYFGGKPEKPRPFEPASYLPPTGYPPSGSRPTPSYSEGPSPSSPSYQPSQPSPTPSQPYLPPSQPEQPPYSPSQPSFTPSQPSFTPSQPDYQPSQPGYQPSQPSEPSYQPSQPTSPSYQPSQPSPSDETPSYVPQPPEKPIIPESSPSPVPDADDDDRHPPHIHAITVDCGKEMMTINIEFNKPYNGLIYSQDHFNEPACVYVRENSNQVKFSFTVSLNTCGTRFFSDFENEGQAYLENVLVLQNEPGIQEVWDHIRRVRCLWEGNLTKQLVSSLSVGMLNQITSNFSGDTAMARLDIQVGKGPFAPEANGLVKIGETMTLVVTVTGDAGFDIFVRECVARDSQSNHVVPLTDSNGCVLKPKLFGAFQKTRETGNTGASVIAFAYFNAFKFPDEMDLVIQCDVELCKTDCDACPNPGSLEPRRRRRDLIHIGNRTVEPSTTISKGLRVVLSEDLPPEPAGFCVSPSAALWGSVLVFLGSLLTSVSVSFCWMRSQGSVKFA; the protein is encoded by the exons ATGGCGCGCTGGTGCGCTGTGGCGGCGCTTCTCGCGCTGACAATCTGCGCGTGCGCAGCGGAATCACGGTTCC CTCGTCAGTATTTTGGAGGGAAACCAGAAAAACCAAGACCGTTCGAGCCTGCGTCCTATCTGCCACCAACCGGGTATCCACCATCAGGGTCAAGACCCACACCTTCATACAGTGAGGGTCCGTCACCCTCGTCTCCGTCGTACCAGCCCAGTCAGCCATCTCCCACCCCTAGCCAGCCCTACCTTCCACCTAGTCAACCAGAGCAACCGCCATATTCACCCAGTCAGCCTTCTTTCACACCAAGTCAACCTTCTTTCACACCAAGTCAACCAGATTACCAACCCAGTCAACCTGGATACCAACCGAGTCAGCCCTCAGAGCCCAGTTATCAACCTAGCCAGCCTACTTCCCCGTCATATCAACCTAGTCAACCATCGCCAAGTGATGAGACCCCTTCTTATGTACCACAACCACCAGAAAAGCCTATTATACCAGAAAGCTCCCCGTCACCTGTGCCTGATGCCGATGATGACGACCGTCACCCTCCTCATATCCACGCGATCACTGTGGACTGTGGCAAGGAAATGATGACCATCAACATCGAGTTCAACAAACCTTACAACGGTCTCATTTACTCCCAAGACCATTTCAATGAACCTGCATGTGTCTACGTCCGCGAGAACTCTAATCAAGTAAAATTCTCATTCACCGTTAGTCTGAACACTTGTGGAACCAGATTCTTCAGTGATTTCGAAAACGAAGGTCAAGCGTACTTGGAGAACGTCCTCGTTCTGCAGAATGAACCAGGCATTCAAGAAGTGTGGGACCATATCCGTAGAGTGAGATGTTTGTGGGAAGGAAACCTGACTAAGCAGCTGGTGTCTTCCCTCAGCGTAGGAATGTTGAATCAGATTACAAGCAACTTTAGTGGAGACACTGCTATGGCGCGACTGGACATCCAAGTCGGAAAGGGACCGTTCGCTCCTGAAGCAAACGGCTTGGTTAAGATTGGAGAAACCATGACTTTAGTTGTAACGGTCACAGGCGATGCTGGCTTCGACATCTTCGTCAGAGAATGCGTTGCTCGTGACTCTCAGAGCAATCACGTCGTTCCGTTGACTGATAGCAACGGCTGCGTCCTGAAACCTAAACTCTTCGGCGCCTTCCAGAAGACCAGAGAAACAGGGAATACTGGAGCATCTGTCATAGCATTTGCGTACTTCAACGCGTTCAAATTCCCCGACGAGATGGACTTGGTCATCCAATGCGACGTGGAGCTGTGCAAGACTGACTGCGATGCCTGCCCCAACCCTGGAAGCTTAGAGCCTAGAAGAAGAAGACGCGATCTGATCCATATAGGGAACAGAACTGTTGAGCCTTCCACGACTATTAGCAAAGGGTTGAGGGTGGTGTTGTCTGAAGATCTGCCTCCAGAACCAGCAGGGTTCTGCGTGTCACCATCGGCAGCGTTGTGGGGAAGTGTTCTAGTCTTCCTCGGGTCTCTGCTGACCAGCGTTAGTGTGTCGTTCTGCTGGATGAGATCGCAAGGATCCGTCAAGTTTGCGTAA
- the LOC135082613 gene encoding uncharacterized protein LOC135082613 isoform X1, with product MARWCAVAALLALTICACAAESRFPEASSAQQQADADEMVANLLRWIQGVYQQRNRKARQYFGGKPEKPRPFEPASYLPPTGYPPSGSRPTPSYSEGPSPSSPSYQPSQPSPTPSQPYLPPSQPEQPPYSPSQPSFTPSQPSFTPSQPDYQPSQPGYQPSQPSEPSYQPSQPTSPSYQPSQPSPSDETPSYVPQPPEKPIIPESSPSPVPDADDDDRHPPHIHAITVDCGKEMMTINIEFNKPYNGLIYSQDHFNEPACVYVRENSNQVKFSFTVSLNTCGTRFFSDFENEGQAYLENVLVLQNEPGIQEVWDHIRRVRCLWEGNLTKQLVSSLSVGMLNQITSNFSGDTAMARLDIQVGKGPFAPEANGLVKIGETMTLVVTVTGDAGFDIFVRECVARDSQSNHVVPLTDSNGCVLKPKLFGAFQKTRETGNTGASVIAFAYFNAFKFPDEMDLVIQCDVELCKTDCDACPNPGSLEPRRRRRDLIHIGNRTVEPSTTISKGLRVVLSEDLPPEPAGFCVSPSAALWGSVLVFLGSLLTSVSVSFCWMRSQGSVKFA from the exons ATGGCGCGCTGGTGCGCTGTGGCGGCGCTTCTCGCGCTGACAATCTGCGCGTGCGCAGCGGAATCACGGTTCC CGGAGGCCTCATCAGCTCAGCAGCAGGCGGACGCGGATGAGATGGTGGCGAACCTGTTGCGTTGGATTCAGGGGGTCTACCAGCAGAGGAATAGGAAAG CTCGTCAGTATTTTGGAGGGAAACCAGAAAAACCAAGACCGTTCGAGCCTGCGTCCTATCTGCCACCAACCGGGTATCCACCATCAGGGTCAAGACCCACACCTTCATACAGTGAGGGTCCGTCACCCTCGTCTCCGTCGTACCAGCCCAGTCAGCCATCTCCCACCCCTAGCCAGCCCTACCTTCCACCTAGTCAACCAGAGCAACCGCCATATTCACCCAGTCAGCCTTCTTTCACACCAAGTCAACCTTCTTTCACACCAAGTCAACCAGATTACCAACCCAGTCAACCTGGATACCAACCGAGTCAGCCCTCAGAGCCCAGTTATCAACCTAGCCAGCCTACTTCCCCGTCATATCAACCTAGTCAACCATCGCCAAGTGATGAGACCCCTTCTTATGTACCACAACCACCAGAAAAGCCTATTATACCAGAAAGCTCCCCGTCACCTGTGCCTGATGCCGATGATGACGACCGTCACCCTCCTCATATCCACGCGATCACTGTGGACTGTGGCAAGGAAATGATGACCATCAACATCGAGTTCAACAAACCTTACAACGGTCTCATTTACTCCCAAGACCATTTCAATGAACCTGCATGTGTCTACGTCCGCGAGAACTCTAATCAAGTAAAATTCTCATTCACCGTTAGTCTGAACACTTGTGGAACCAGATTCTTCAGTGATTTCGAAAACGAAGGTCAAGCGTACTTGGAGAACGTCCTCGTTCTGCAGAATGAACCAGGCATTCAAGAAGTGTGGGACCATATCCGTAGAGTGAGATGTTTGTGGGAAGGAAACCTGACTAAGCAGCTGGTGTCTTCCCTCAGCGTAGGAATGTTGAATCAGATTACAAGCAACTTTAGTGGAGACACTGCTATGGCGCGACTGGACATCCAAGTCGGAAAGGGACCGTTCGCTCCTGAAGCAAACGGCTTGGTTAAGATTGGAGAAACCATGACTTTAGTTGTAACGGTCACAGGCGATGCTGGCTTCGACATCTTCGTCAGAGAATGCGTTGCTCGTGACTCTCAGAGCAATCACGTCGTTCCGTTGACTGATAGCAACGGCTGCGTCCTGAAACCTAAACTCTTCGGCGCCTTCCAGAAGACCAGAGAAACAGGGAATACTGGAGCATCTGTCATAGCATTTGCGTACTTCAACGCGTTCAAATTCCCCGACGAGATGGACTTGGTCATCCAATGCGACGTGGAGCTGTGCAAGACTGACTGCGATGCCTGCCCCAACCCTGGAAGCTTAGAGCCTAGAAGAAGAAGACGCGATCTGATCCATATAGGGAACAGAACTGTTGAGCCTTCCACGACTATTAGCAAAGGGTTGAGGGTGGTGTTGTCTGAAGATCTGCCTCCAGAACCAGCAGGGTTCTGCGTGTCACCATCGGCAGCGTTGTGGGGAAGTGTTCTAGTCTTCCTCGGGTCTCTGCTGACCAGCGTTAGTGTGTCGTTCTGCTGGATGAGATCGCAAGGATCCGTCAAGTTTGCGTAA